One Corythoichthys intestinalis isolate RoL2023-P3 chromosome 9, ASM3026506v1, whole genome shotgun sequence DNA window includes the following coding sequences:
- the igsf8 gene encoding immunoglobulin superfamily member 8, whose protein sequence is MAGIKTTLFVFLHYALQLTASREVTVPEGPLYRVAGFSLSLPCAVSGYEGPRTQDFEWFLYRDDSGGRPIGVVSTKDKGFPYAPFQARVRNGEVRVDRDSGDHVRLVLQRLRTDDQGKYECYTPSTDNVYQGSYSGSVVVKVIPDTLQISYTRSLTGQPLPEGAELTLTCSASIRSEQLTHLSVTFGKRGGQAGSSGAAGPELSTVREIISIDKLLGVVPGRAYKKRYDDGDITLEKRNGDGGQDVYVMKMRVLQPVDTGAYFCEAAQWIRDPDRSWQKIAHRTLDIGNLTVKQLSESLSVTSSPQGEVTLQVGSPLLLTCDVNGLPSDVNSGLQVQWMKRGSAGGELVGSGGVEVEVAKMSPDGVVTWGDDISRASGGSMEKVGEASYSLKLFSARPSDSGVYRCMVSVYAGRRIPAPSTPATLTLRSDGVTVNLKTKDVVVSARAQIARGPLLKRGSTITVLCTATITTTGPAQAQVQWLRWPIPEPQIRRVTSPMPEPAVQADPRPVAALTYDGIVEIYTNGSEVSVDRLSAVSYRLRVHTATIEDQGMYACHAEAWGQDPHGGWYNSGVKAESNAVTVYLYARVADLLLIPLVVGVSSALFVGITIIATVTCCFMKRLNKQRARR, encoded by the exons CGCTCCAGTTGACGGCATCCCGCGAGGTGACTGTTCCAGAAGGACCGCTTTACCGCGTGGCTGGCTTCTCCCTTTCCTTGCCCTGCGCCGTCTCTGGCTATGAAGGCCCGCGAACGCAGGACTTTGAGTGGTTCCTGTACAGGGACGACTCCGGCGGAAGACCGATAGGAGTGGTATCCACCAAAGACAAAGGCTTCCCCTACGCCCCCTTCCAAGCCCGGGTGAGGAACGGGGAAGTGAGGGTGGACCGTGACTCCGGCGACCATGTGAGGCTGGTGTTGCAAAGGCTACGCACCGACGACCAGGGCAAATACGAGTGCTACACGCCAAGCACGGACAACGTTTACCAGGGGTCATACAGTGGCTCTGTAGTCGTCAAAG TGATCCCTGACACACTCCAGATAAGCTACACCCGCTCCCTGACCGGACAGCCCCTCCCCGAAggcgccgaattaaccctgacgTGCTCGGCCAGCATCCGCTCGGAGCAGCTCACCCACCTGTCCGTCACTTTCGGGAAGCGCGGAGGCCAAGCGGGCTCTAGCGGGGCGGCGGGACCGGAGCTCAGCACGGTGCGCGAGATCATCTCCATCGACAAGCTGCTGGGCGTTGTGCCGGGGCGTGCCTATAAAAAGCGCTATGATGACGGCGATATTACTTTGGAGAAGCGCAATGGCGATGGCGGCCAGGATGTCTACGTTATGAAaatgagggtgctgcagcctgTAGACACAGGAGCATATTTCTGCGAGGCCGcacagtggattcgtgacccggacCGCTCGTGGCAGAAGATTGCCCACAGGACGCTGGACATTGGAAACCTGACTGTTAAGCAACTCT CCGAGTCTCTGAGTGTGACATCATCACCCCAAGGTGAGGTGACCCTGCAAGTGGGTTCGCCTCTCCTTCTGACCTGCGACGTCAACGGGCTGCCTTCCGACGTCAACTCCGGCCTGCAGGTCCAGTGGATGAAGAGGGGGTCTGCAGGTGGCGAGCTGGTCGGGTCTGGAGGCGTGGAG GTGGAGGTGGCCAAGATGAGCCCAGACGGCGTTGTGACCTGGGGCGACGACATTAGCCGAGCCAGCGGCGGCTCTATGGAGAAAGTGGGGGAGGCCAGCTACTCCCTGAAATTGTTCTCGGCACGACCCTCCGACTCTGGAGTTTATCGCTGCATGGTGAGCGTCTACGCCGGACGCAGGATCCCTGCTCCTTCTACTCCAGCGACACTCACACTGAGGTCTGATGGCGTCACCGTCAATCTCAAGACCAAAG ATGTCGTAGTTTCCGCGAGGGCTCAAATTGCCCGAGGCCCGCTGCTGAAACGGGGCAGCACCATCACCGTCCTTTGCACCGCCACCATCACAACCACTGGCCCCGCCCAGGCTCAAGTGCAGTGGCTACGTTGGCCCATCCCCGAGCCGCAGATCAGGAGGGTGACGAGCCCCATGCCCGAGCCTGCTGTCCAAGCGGATCCCCGGCCGGTCGCTGCGCTCACGTATGACGGCATCGTGGAGATCTACACCAATGGCAGTGAGGTCAGCGTGGACCGCCTGTCTGCTGTCAGCTACCGGCTTAGAGTCCACACGGCCACTATTGAAGATCAGGGCATGTATGCGTGCCACGCCGAAGCCTGGGGTCAAGATCCACATGGAGGATGGTACAACTCTGGGGTCAAGGCAGAGTCTAATGCAGTCACTGTTTACTTGTATGCCCGAG TTGCCGACCTCCTCCTGATCCCCCTAGTGGTGGGCGTATCATCTGCCCTGTTTGTGGGCATTACCATCATCGCCACGGTGACCTGCTGCTTCATGAAGCGTCTGAACAAACAGCGAGCTCGGAGGTAA